A DNA window from Camelina sativa cultivar DH55 chromosome 13, Cs, whole genome shotgun sequence contains the following coding sequences:
- the LOC104735492 gene encoding uncharacterized protein LOC104735492 — protein MNRVKNTEFITHSSSEEHIMTMQDLSSTVSFSPSFSFYASGDLVEAAVRVVRESESYNYSVKVDGENDKEFEFETLPLGDESFFHFPTTTLKRSSDDDDVAEGRLTSNKDLFYGGWSIDPPLSSPSQSHSSSESDDSEDMSPSKCFWSPIRSPARGDGLKTKSKSSSEPRRCRFKELLRRSHSDGAFSTSSASKRCSFKDLLRRSHSDGGSGEGSSSSPSGNGSPIVKGKKQTVSYKPQVVQRRKSYLPYRQDLIGVFAGMSRFRH, from the coding sequence ATGAACAGAGTGAAGAATACAGAATTTATCACACATAGCAGCAGCGAAGAGCATATCATGACAATGCAAGATTTATCCTCTACGGTGTCGTTTAGCCCTAGCTTCAGTTTCTACGCCTCCGGTGACCTAGTCGAAGCCGCCGTTAGAGTTGTTCGCGAGTCCGAGAGTTATAATTATTCCGTTAAAGTTGACGGCGAAAACGACAAAGAGTTCGAGTTTGAAACATTACCGTTAGGTGACGAGAGCTTCTTCCATTTCCCGACGACGACTTTGAAGCGATCATCCGACGATGACGACGTGGCAGAAGGTCGACTCACGTCTAATAAGGATCTTTTCTACGGTGGATGGAGTATTGATCCGCCTCTATCTTCACCGTCTCAATCGCATTCATCGTCGGAGTCTGACGATTCAGAGGACATGTCTCCGAGCAAATGTTTCTGGAGTCCGATCAGGTCTCCGGCGAGAGGAGATGGCTTGAAGACGAAGAGCAAATCTTCCAGCGAGCCGAGACGGTGTCGTTTCAAGGAGCTTCTGAGGAGAAGCCACAGCGACGGAGCTTTTTCGACATCGAGCGCTTCCAAACGGTGCAGTTTCAAGGATCTTCTGAGAAGAAGCCACAGCGACGGTGGCAGTGGCGAGGGGTCTTCGAGTTCGCCAAGCGGTAATGGCTCGCCGATAGTGAAAGGGAAGAAACAAACAGTGTCGTATAAGCCTCAAGTGGTTCAGAGAAGAAAATCTTATTTACCTTACAGGCAAGATTTGATCGGCGTTTTCGCCGGAATGAGCAGATTCCGTCATTGA
- the LOC104735493 gene encoding beta carbonic anhydrase 2, chloroplastic-like, with protein MGNESYEDAIESLKKLLIEKDELKDLAVAKVKKITAELQTVSSSDSKTFDPVERIKEGFVTFKKEKYETNPALYGELAKGQSPKYMVFACSDSRVCPSHILNFHPGDAFMVRNIANMVPPFDKVKYAGVGAAIEYAVLHLKVENIVVIGHSACGGIKGLMSFALDGNNSTDFIEDWVKICLPAKTKVLAESESSKFEDQCGRCEREAVNVSLANLLTYPFVREGVAKGTLALKGGYYDFVNGAFELWGLQYGISPVHSI; from the exons ATGGGAAACGAATCATACGAAGACGCTATCGAATCACTCAAGAAGCTTCTCAT TGAGAAGGATGAGCTTAAGGATCTGGCTGTGGCCAAGGTGAAGAAGATCACTGCGGAACTTCAGACAGTCTCGTCGTCTGACAGCAAAACTTTCGATCCTGTCGAACGTATTAAGGAAGGCTTCGTTACCTTCAAGAAGGAGAAATACGa GACGAATCCTGCTTTGTACGGTGAACTCGCCAAAGGTCAAAGCCCAAAG TACATGGTGTTTGCTTGTTCGGACTCACGTGTGTGCCCATCACACATACTAAACTTCCATCCAGGAGATGCCTTCATGGTTCGTAATATCGCTAACATGGTTCCTCCTTTTGACAAG GTCAAATATGCTGGAGTTGGAGCCGCCATTGAATACGCTGTCTTGCACCTTAAG GTGGAAAACATTGTGGTGATAGGGCACAGTGCATGTGGTGGCATCAAGGGACTTATGTCATTTGCTCTTGATGGAAACAACTCCAc TGATTTCATAGAGGATTGGGTCAAAATCTGTTTACCAGCAAAGACAAAGGTTTTGGCAGAAAGTGAAAGTTCAAAATTTGAAGACCAGTGTGGCCGATGTGAAAGG GAGGCAGTGAATGTGTCACTAGCAAACCTATTGACATATCCATTCGTGAGAGAAGGGGTTGCGAAAGGAACACTTGCGTTGAAGGGAGGCtactatgattttgttaatggcGCCTTTGAGCTTTGGGGACTCCAATATGGAATTTCTCCCGTTCATTCTATATGA
- the LOC104735494 gene encoding transcription factor WER isoform X1: MRKKVSSTGEEGNNEYKKGLWTVEEDKILMDYVKAHGKGHWNRIAKKTGLKRCGKSCRLRWMNYLSPNVKRGNFTEQEEDLIIRLHKLLGNRWSLIAKRVPGRTDNQVKNYWNTHLSKKLGIKDPKTKQSNGDIVYQINLPNPTETSEATKITNIDGNNNILGDVIQEDRQGSNYLSSLWVHEDEFELSTLTNMMDFIDGHCF; the protein is encoded by the exons atgagaaagaaAGTAAGTAGTACTGGAGAAGAGGGAAACAATGAGTACAAGAAAGGTTTGTGGACAGTAGAAGAAGACAAGATCCTCATGGATTATGTCAAAGCTCATGGCAAAGGCCATTGGAATCGTATTGCCAAAAAGACtg GTCTGAAGAGATGTGGAAAGAGTTGTCGATTGAGGTGGATGAATTATCTCAGCCCAAATGTGAAAAGAGGCAATTTCACCgagcaagaagaagatcttATCATTAGGCTCCACAAGTTGCTTGGTAATAG gTGGTCTTTAATTGCTAAAAGAGTGCCGGGTCGAACGGATAATCAAGTGAAGAACTATTGGAACACGCATCTTAGTAAGAAGCTAGGAATCAAAGATCCGAAAACCAAACAGAGCAATGGTGATATTGTTTATCAGATCAATCTCCCGAATCCTACTGAAACATCAGAAGCAACGAAAATCACGAATATTGACGGTAACAATAATATTCTCGGAGATGTAATTCAGGAAGATCGTCAAGGAAGCAACTACCTGAGTTCACTTTGGGTTCATGAGGATGAGTTTGAGCTAAGTACACTCACTAACATGATGGATTTTATAGACGGACACTGTTTTTGA
- the LOC104735494 gene encoding transcription factor WER isoform X2: MSKLMAKAIGIVLPKRLRCGKSCRLRWMNYLSPNVKRGNFTEQEEDLIIRLHKLLGNRWSLIAKRVPGRTDNQVKNYWNTHLSKKLGIKDPKTKQSNGDIVYQINLPNPTETSEATKITNIDGNNNILGDVIQEDRQGSNYLSSLWVHEDEFELSTLTNMMDFIDGHCF, from the exons ATGTCAAAGCTCATGGCAAAGGCCATTGGAATCGTATTGCCAAAAAGACtg AGATGTGGAAAGAGTTGTCGATTGAGGTGGATGAATTATCTCAGCCCAAATGTGAAAAGAGGCAATTTCACCgagcaagaagaagatcttATCATTAGGCTCCACAAGTTGCTTGGTAATAG gTGGTCTTTAATTGCTAAAAGAGTGCCGGGTCGAACGGATAATCAAGTGAAGAACTATTGGAACACGCATCTTAGTAAGAAGCTAGGAATCAAAGATCCGAAAACCAAACAGAGCAATGGTGATATTGTTTATCAGATCAATCTCCCGAATCCTACTGAAACATCAGAAGCAACGAAAATCACGAATATTGACGGTAACAATAATATTCTCGGAGATGTAATTCAGGAAGATCGTCAAGGAAGCAACTACCTGAGTTCACTTTGGGTTCATGAGGATGAGTTTGAGCTAAGTACACTCACTAACATGATGGATTTTATAGACGGACACTGTTTTTGA